A portion of the Camelus ferus isolate YT-003-E chromosome 16, BCGSAC_Cfer_1.0, whole genome shotgun sequence genome contains these proteins:
- the SLC16A6 gene encoding monocarboxylate transporter 7 yields the protein MTQKKSQLCSRANVYTQVPDGGWGWVVAVSFFFVEVFTYGIIKSFGVFFNDLMDSFDESNSRISWIISICVFVLTFTAPLSTVLSSRFGHRLVVMAGGLLVSTGMVIAAFSQAVYQMYITIGIISGLGYCFSFLPTVTILSQYFDKRRSVVTAVASTGECFAMFAFAPAIMALKESIGWRYSLLFVGLLQLNIVVCGALLRPIVIRGPGTPKATSHDSRREAQYMLENEKTRTSIDSIDSGVELTTSPKNVPSNTNMDPESKADLQQILGKPGSKQSDPKAPLLDFSILKEKSFICYAFFGLFVTLGFFAPSLYIIPLGISLGIDQDRSAFLLSTMAIAEVFGRIGAGLVLNREPIRKIYIELICVVLLTVSLFAFTFATEFWGLMSCSIFFGIMVGTVAGTHIPLLAEDDVVGIEKMSSAAGVYVFFQSIAGLAGPPLAGLLVDQSEIYSRAFYSCAAGMLVAAVCLALVRPCKKGLCRRPRARERRAESRRGKALPDIPEDFLEMDLGKNENKAPVRMEPV from the exons ATGACCCAAAAGAAATCACAGCTTTGTTCCAGAGCCAATGTTTATACTCAAGTGCCTGATGGAGGATGGGGCTGGGTGGTcgctgtttctttcttcttcgtTGAAGTCTTCACCTATGGCATCATCAAGTCGTTCGGTGTCTTCTTTAATGACTTAATGGACAGTTTCGATGAATCTAACAGCAGGATCTCGTGGATAATATCAATTTGTGTGTTTGTCTTAACATTTACAG CTCCCCTCTCCACTGTCCTGAGCTCCCGTTTTGGACACCGTCTGGTGGTGATGGCGGGAGGGTTGCTGGTCAGCACAGGGATGGTGATAGCAGCCTTCTCGCAGGCGGTTTACCAGATGTACATCACCATCGGCATCATCTCTG GTCTGGGatattgcttcagttttctccccACTGTCACCATCCTGTCACAGTACTTTGACAAAAGACGCTCCGTGGTCACGGCCGTTGCTTCTACAGGAGAATGTTTCGCTATGTTTGCTTTTGCACCAG CCATCATGGCGCTGAAGGAGAGCATCGGCtggaggtacagtctcttgttcgTGGGCCTCCTGCAGCTGAACATTGTCGTCTGTGGAGCGCTGCTGAGACCCATCGTGATCAGAGGGCCGGGGACGCCGAAAGCCACCAGCCACGACAGCCGGAGAGAAGCGCAGTATATGCTCGAGAACGAGAAAACACGCACCTCCATAGATTCCATTGACTCAGGAGTAGAACTAACTACCTCACCTAAAAACGTGCCTAGTAACACAAACATGGACCCAGAGTCCAAGGCCGACCTCCAGCAGATCCTGGGCAAACCCGGCTCCAAGCAGAGCGACCCCAAGGCCCCGCTGCTGGACTTCTCCATCTTGAAGGAGAAGAGTTTTATCTGTTACGCGTTCTTCGGTctctttgtgaccctgggatTCTTTGCACCTTCTCTGTACATCATCCCCTTGGGCATCAGTCTGGGCATTGACCAGGACCGCTCTGCTTTTTTATTATCCACCATGGCGATCGCGGAAGTGTTTGGAAGGATTGGCGCGGGTCTGGTCCTGAACAGAGAGCCCATCCGTAAGATCTACATCGAGCTCATCTGCGTCGTCTTACTGACTGTGTCTCTGTTTGCCTTTACTTTTGCAACTGAGTTCTGGGGTCTGATGTCCTGTAGCATATTCTTCGGGATTATGGTCGGGACGGTCGCAGGGACCCACATTCCACTGCTCGCCGAGGATGACGTGGTAGGGATCGAGAAGATGTCCTCGGCGGCTGGAGTCTACGTCTTCTTCCAGAGTATAGCGGGACTGGCTGGACCACCCCTTGCAG GTCTGCTGGTGGACCAGAGCGAGATCTACAGCAGAGCCTTCTACTCCTGCGCCGCCGGCATGCTCGTGGCCGCCGTGTGCCTGGCGCTCGTGAGGCCGTGCAAGAAGGGGCTGTGCCGGCGGCCTCGTGCCCGGGAAAGGAGGGCCGAGAGCCGTCGGGGGAAAGCTTTACCCGACATCCCCGAGGACTTCCTGGAAATGGACCTTGGGAAGAATGAGAATAAAGCTCCTGTGAGAATGGAGCCCGTATGA